Proteins from a single region of Flavobacterium sp. YJ01:
- the abc-f gene encoding ribosomal protection-like ABC-F family protein: protein MLNIHNLSVSFGGTYLFEEVTFRLGAGDRVGLVGKNGAGKSTMLKMLAGDFKPDSGVISQEKDIKMGFLRQDIDFEQGRTVLEEAYEAFTEIKVVEKKLEEINHQLVTRTDYESEEYGQIIEDLSDYTHRFELLGGYNYVGDTEKILLGLGFKREVFNNQTETFSGGWRMRIELAKLLLQSNDVLLLDEPTNHLDIESIIWLESFLRNYPGVVVIVSHDKMFLDNVTNRTIEISLGKAYDFNKPYSQYLELRHEIREKQLATQKNQQKKIEETEKLIEKFRAKASKASMAQSLIKKLDKVERIEVDEDDNSVMNISFPVSKEPGKVVIEAENVTKAYGDKTILKNISLLVERGSKIAFVGQNGQGKSTFIKALVNEFEYTGNIKLGHNVQLGYFAQNQAEYLDGEITLLQTMEDAATDTNRMKVRDMLGSFLFRGDDVEKKVKVLSGGERNRLALCKLLLQPINVLLMDEPTNHLDIKSKNVLKAALQKFGGTLLLVSHDRDFLQGMSNIVYEFKDQKIKEYLGDINFFLEQRNLENMREVEKKDVVKATATKENTKTSYEDQKKGKTLQNRLSKIESQIQQLEKQIQHDDKMLETNYDKHIEDASFFTAYNKKKADLDQLLTDWEIVQEEIDNFNA from the coding sequence ATGCTTAATATACACAATCTTTCGGTTTCTTTTGGAGGAACATATTTATTTGAAGAAGTTACTTTCCGTTTAGGAGCTGGAGACCGAGTTGGTCTTGTTGGTAAAAACGGAGCGGGTAAGTCTACAATGCTAAAAATGTTGGCTGGAGATTTTAAACCAGACTCTGGAGTTATTTCTCAAGAGAAAGATATCAAAATGGGTTTTTTACGTCAGGATATTGATTTTGAACAAGGAAGAACTGTTTTAGAAGAAGCTTATGAAGCTTTTACAGAAATTAAAGTTGTAGAAAAAAAACTTGAAGAAATCAATCATCAATTGGTTACTAGAACCGATTACGAAAGTGAAGAATACGGACAAATCATTGAAGATTTATCTGATTATACACATCGTTTTGAGCTTCTAGGTGGTTACAATTACGTAGGAGATACAGAAAAAATCCTTTTAGGTTTAGGTTTTAAAAGAGAGGTTTTTAATAATCAAACCGAAACATTCTCTGGAGGTTGGAGAATGCGTATAGAACTTGCAAAACTTTTATTGCAGTCTAATGATGTGTTGCTTCTGGATGAGCCAACGAACCACTTAGATATTGAAAGTATTATTTGGTTAGAAAGTTTTCTTAGAAATTATCCAGGAGTTGTGGTAATCGTATCACACGATAAGATGTTTTTGGATAACGTTACTAATAGAACAATCGAAATCTCATTAGGGAAAGCATACGACTTCAATAAACCGTATTCGCAATATTTAGAATTGCGTCATGAAATTAGAGAGAAGCAATTAGCAACTCAAAAAAATCAGCAGAAAAAGATTGAAGAAACAGAAAAATTAATTGAGAAATTCCGTGCCAAAGCTTCAAAGGCTTCCATGGCACAATCTTTAATTAAAAAATTAGATAAAGTTGAAAGAATCGAAGTTGACGAAGATGATAATTCGGTTATGAATATCTCTTTTCCTGTTTCGAAAGAACCTGGAAAAGTAGTAATCGAAGCAGAAAATGTTACCAAAGCGTACGGCGACAAAACGATTTTAAAAAATATTAGTTTATTAGTAGAAAGAGGAAGTAAAATTGCTTTTGTTGGACAAAACGGACAAGGAAAATCGACTTTCATTAAAGCTTTAGTAAATGAGTTTGAGTATACTGGAAATATCAAATTAGGACATAATGTACAGTTAGGATATTTTGCTCAAAATCAAGCAGAATATTTAGACGGAGAAATTACTTTGCTTCAAACAATGGAAGATGCGGCAACCGACACAAACCGTATGAAAGTACGTGATATGTTAGGTTCGTTTTTATTCCGTGGAGATGATGTAGAGAAAAAAGTAAAAGTGCTTTCTGGAGGTGAACGTAACCGTTTGGCACTTTGTAAATTGTTGTTACAGCCAATTAACGTATTGCTGATGGATGAGCCTACGAATCACTTAGATATTAAATCTAAAAATGTTTTAAAGGCTGCACTTCAAAAATTCGGAGGAACATTATTATTGGTTTCTCACGACAGGGATTTTCTTCAAGGAATGTCAAACATCGTTTACGAATTTAAAGATCAAAAAATTAAAGAGTATTTGGGTGATATTAATTTCTTTTTAGAACAGCGCAACCTTGAAAATATGCGCGAAGTAGAGAAGAAAGATGTTGTAAAAGCTACTGCAACAAAAGAAAACACGAAAACTTCTTATGAAGATCAGAAAAAAGGGAAAACGCTTCAAAATAGATTGAGTAAAATTGAAAGTCAAATTCAACAATTAGAAAAGCAAATTCAGCACGACGATAAAATGCTGGAAACCAACTATGATAAACACATAGAAGACGCTTCATTCTTTACCGCTTACAACAAAAAGAAAGCTGATTTAGACCAATTGTTGACTGACTGGGAAATCGTGCAGGAAGAGATCGATAATTTTAATGCTTAA
- a CDS encoding DUF983 domain-containing protein: MLKKGSKLNSILTGSCPKCQKESMYEDKNPLHLTKVLKMNENCSHCGFKYQIEPSFFYGAMYVSYALNVAVGIAAFIVSFVFFCATIEQSFLAIILTLVVLFPFVLRLSRNLYINMFVSYDPNAGRE, from the coding sequence ATGTTAAAAAAAGGATCGAAACTAAATAGCATTTTAACAGGAAGTTGTCCAAAATGCCAAAAAGAAAGCATGTATGAAGACAAAAATCCGCTTCATTTGACTAAAGTTCTAAAAATGAATGAAAATTGCAGCCATTGCGGATTCAAATATCAAATTGAACCTTCATTTTTTTACGGTGCAATGTATGTTAGTTACGCATTGAATGTAGCAGTTGGAATTGCAGCATTTATTGTTTCTTTTGTTTTTTTTTGCGCTACAATCGAACAATCGTTTTTAGCTATTATTTTAACGCTTGTGGTTCTGTTTCCTTTTGTCCTTCGCTTATCAAGAAACTTATATATTAATATGTTTGTTTCTTATGATCCTAATGCCGGTCGGGAATAA
- a CDS encoding FAD-binding oxidoreductase, which produces MLDYLIVGSGLAGISFAEVALKNNKTILLIDDESQNSSRVAGGLYNPVILKRFSEVWNAKEHLVLMNEFYDQVEEKLKEKFNYKMPILRKFFSIEEQNNWFAASDKINLAPFLSTKLITKKYQSIDSPHDYGEVLHTGYVKTRQLLESYKEYLKENNLLLEESFHSSFLEILDSGIQYKNIKARHIIFAEGFGLHKNPYFNYLPLDGTKGELFLIKAPDLKLDLIVNTSVFILPVGGSLFKVGATYNWHDKTDLPTEEGKKELVDRIKEIITCDFEIVKHFAGVRPTVADRRPLIGTHEAYSSIHVLNGLGTRGVMLGPALAKMLYESIENGTPIDREADIKRFHKRYLKSLIPDRH; this is translated from the coding sequence ATGCTTGATTATTTAATCGTTGGATCTGGATTGGCAGGAATTTCTTTTGCCGAAGTTGCCCTGAAAAACAACAAAACTATTTTACTTATAGATGATGAATCTCAGAATTCTTCACGAGTTGCTGGGGGATTATACAATCCAGTTATTTTAAAGCGTTTTAGTGAAGTTTGGAATGCTAAAGAGCATTTGGTTTTAATGAATGAATTCTATGATCAAGTTGAGGAAAAATTAAAGGAAAAGTTTAATTATAAAATGCCTATTCTTAGAAAGTTTTTTTCAATTGAAGAACAGAATAATTGGTTTGCTGCTTCAGATAAAATAAATTTAGCTCCTTTTTTATCAACCAAATTAATCACCAAAAAATATCAAAGTATTGATTCTCCCCATGATTATGGAGAAGTTCTGCATACAGGTTATGTTAAAACTAGACAATTATTAGAAAGCTACAAAGAATATTTAAAGGAGAATAATTTACTTCTGGAAGAATCTTTCCATAGTTCTTTCTTAGAGATTCTTGATTCAGGAATTCAATATAAAAATATTAAAGCTCGTCATATCATATTTGCGGAAGGTTTTGGATTGCACAAAAATCCTTATTTTAATTATCTTCCTTTGGATGGAACGAAAGGGGAATTGTTTTTAATAAAAGCACCTGATTTGAAATTAGATCTGATTGTTAATACAAGTGTTTTTATTCTGCCAGTTGGAGGCAGTTTGTTTAAAGTTGGAGCGACTTATAATTGGCATGATAAAACAGATCTTCCTACCGAAGAAGGAAAAAAAGAACTTGTAGACCGCATTAAGGAAATCATCACTTGCGATTTTGAAATTGTAAAACATTTTGCTGGCGTAAGGCCAACAGTTGCAGACAGAAGACCTTTAATTGGTACGCATGAAGCTTATAGCTCAATTCACGTTCTAAACGGATTAGGAACGCGAGGAGTGATGCTAGGTCCTGCATTGGCAAAAATGCTATATGAAAGTATTGAAAACGGAACGCCTATAGACCGTGAAGCAGATATTAAACGTTTCCATAAAAGATATTTGAAATCTCTTATTCCCGACCGGCATTAG
- the gldN gene encoding gliding motility protein GldN: MKIKVFLIAIVSVVGSYTSKAQSNLLNAKTADQIGIKTAAQLVSDNDKPLAYGYVNDRDILMGKTVWEIIDLNEKINFPLYFPVDTANIGPDRRSLYDVLTKGIKDGKITEVYTDSYFNTKKSLKDIQGALSRVDTTDAGRELINQYPDDYRSRVVKKKVVTGKGKNKSVSYVEETVGPTRTVPAEYILKQDLTSADVSQYKIKGFWYFDKRESELKYRLLGICPVTPDVYTMNSDEKDYIELFWVFFPNARDVLHEAKAFNDQNSALPISFDQILNSRRFNSVIYKEENVYGDREIKDYIRDDAQSQLLESERVKEKIRNFEEDMWNY, from the coding sequence ATGAAAATAAAAGTTTTTTTAATAGCTATTGTTTCTGTTGTTGGGAGCTATACTTCTAAAGCACAGTCTAATTTACTTAATGCTAAAACTGCTGACCAAATTGGAATAAAAACGGCGGCACAGTTAGTATCTGATAATGATAAACCATTGGCTTATGGTTATGTAAACGATAGAGATATTTTGATGGGAAAAACTGTTTGGGAAATAATTGACTTAAATGAAAAGATCAATTTTCCTTTATATTTTCCTGTAGATACTGCGAATATTGGTCCTGATAGACGTTCACTTTATGATGTTTTGACAAAAGGAATAAAAGATGGTAAGATAACTGAGGTTTACACGGATAGTTATTTTAATACAAAAAAATCTTTGAAGGATATTCAAGGAGCTTTGTCTCGTGTGGACACAACTGATGCGGGGAGAGAATTAATCAATCAATATCCGGATGATTATAGATCTCGAGTAGTTAAGAAAAAAGTAGTAACCGGAAAAGGAAAAAATAAGAGTGTATCTTATGTTGAAGAAACGGTCGGACCTACAAGAACAGTTCCTGCTGAATATATTTTGAAACAGGATTTAACTTCGGCAGATGTTAGCCAGTACAAGATTAAAGGATTTTGGTATTTTGATAAACGAGAAAGCGAATTGAAATATCGTTTACTTGGAATTTGTCCTGTTACTCCAGACGTTTATACGATGAATAGTGATGAAAAGGATTATATCGAGCTTTTCTGGGTTTTCTTTCCTAATGCACGTGATGTTTTGCATGAAGCGAAGGCATTTAATGATCAAAATTCAGCACTTCCTATTTCATTTGATCAGATTTTGAACTCCAGAAGATTTAATAGTGTTATTTACAAAGAAGAAAATGTTTATGGAGATAGAGAGATTAAGGATTATATTCGAGATGATGCTCAAAGTCAATTATTGGAATCTGAAAGAGTAAAAGAGAAGATTCGTAATTTTGAAGAAGATATGTGGAATTACTAA
- the gldN gene encoding gliding motility protein GldN — protein MKVRNFLIAIVSIAGGFASNAQSNLLNAKTPAQIGLKTPAQLISDNDKPLAYGYVDDRDILMGKTTWEIIDLNEKINFPLYFPVDTANIGANRRSLYDVLTKAIKGGKITEVYTDSYFNTKKSMKDIEGSLSRIDTTDAGRELINQYPDDYKSRVVKKKVVSGKGKNKSVSYVEETVGPTRTVPAEYILKQDLTAADVTQYKVKGYWYFDKRQSELKYRLLGICPVTPDVYTMNSDEKDYIELFWVFFPNAREALHEAKAFNDNNSALPISFDQILNSRRFNAVVYKEENLYGDRAISDYMKDNAQNQLLESERVKEKIRNFEQDMWNY, from the coding sequence ATGAAAGTAAGAAATTTTTTAATAGCTATTGTTTCTATCGCTGGAGGTTTTGCTTCTAATGCGCAATCTAATTTGCTTAATGCTAAGACGCCGGCTCAGATTGGACTTAAAACTCCTGCTCAATTGATATCTGATAATGATAAGCCGTTGGCTTATGGTTATGTAGATGATAGAGATATTTTGATGGGAAAAACTACATGGGAAATAATTGACTTAAATGAAAAAATCAATTTTCCATTATACTTTCCGGTAGATACAGCTAATATTGGTGCTAATAGACGTTCTTTATACGACGTTTTAACTAAAGCTATTAAAGGTGGAAAAATAACTGAAGTGTATACAGATAGTTATTTCAATACTAAAAAATCTATGAAAGACATCGAAGGATCTTTATCTCGTATTGATACAACAGATGCTGGTAGAGAGTTGATTAACCAATATCCAGATGACTACAAATCACGTGTTGTGAAGAAAAAGGTGGTTTCAGGTAAAGGAAAAAACAAAAGTGTATCTTATGTTGAAGAAACAGTTGGACCAACAAGAACAGTTCCTGCTGAATATATCTTGAAACAAGATTTAACTGCAGCTGATGTTACTCAGTATAAAGTAAAAGGATACTGGTATTTTGACAAACGTCAAAGTGAATTGAAATATCGCTTACTAGGAATTTGTCCTGTTACTCCAGACGTTTATACTATGAATAGTGATGAAAAGGATTATATTGAATTGTTCTGGGTTTTCTTCCCAAATGCTAGAGAAGCTTTGCATGAGGCAAAAGCTTTCAATGACAACAATTCAGCTCTTCCAATTTCATTTGATCAGATTTTGAATTCAAGACGTTTTAATGCTGTTGTTTACAAAGAGGAAAACCTTTATGGAGATAGAGCTATTAGCGATTACATGAAAGACAATGCACAAAACCAGTTGTTAGAATCTGAAAGAGTGAAAGAAAAAATTCGCAATTTCGAACAAGATATGTGGAACTACTAA
- the gldM gene encoding gliding motility protein GldM, with product MAGGKLTPRQKMINLMYLVFIAMLAMNVSKEVISAFGLMNEKFESANTTSTETNAGLLTSLDQKAAEAKGEFAIAAVTAHKVETITKDFYDYIATLKAQAVKGFEVEKETGKMPYESMDRGDNIDDWFTGDGYTKKGNEIISKIEKYKADIKAALGTDKKYAAIIAEVEKKFDVSDVKNKEGIKEKYLAYHFKGFPAIATAAKLSTWQNDVKKTEADVYNSALGKAAVAAASYSNYQAIVVLDKNAYFQGEKVTGKVVLGRYDENTKPTSFQGPGQIVNGQAVISLTAGGVGEQNINGQFTFLEDGKNIPLKFAGKYVVVPRPNSATISADKMNVVYRGVVNPISVSFAGVADNKVVASAPGLSSAGKPGKYNMSPGQGTEATISVTGTLPNGEKVSDKKTFRIKGIPGPTGTIRGEMGVVKGPKSNLEIATIGAKLLDFDFEVGLDVVGFNMKIAGQPTVVVTGNKMNAQCKQVLSRAGKGDQVTISEIKTKLVGAGSYLLPRTAPVIYEIQ from the coding sequence ATGGCAGGAGGAAAATTAACCCCTAGACAGAAGATGATTAACCTGATGTATCTGGTTTTCATCGCGATGTTAGCAATGAACGTATCAAAAGAAGTTATTTCTGCTTTTGGTTTGATGAATGAGAAATTTGAAAGTGCAAATACTACTTCAACAGAAACAAACGCAGGTTTATTAACATCTTTAGATCAAAAGGCTGCTGAAGCAAAAGGAGAATTTGCTATTGCAGCAGTTACTGCTCACAAAGTAGAAACAATTACAAAAGATTTTTATGATTATATAGCTACTCTAAAAGCTCAGGCTGTTAAAGGTTTTGAAGTTGAAAAAGAAACTGGAAAAATGCCTTATGAGTCTATGGATAGAGGAGATAATATCGACGACTGGTTTACAGGAGACGGTTACACTAAAAAAGGTAACGAAATTATTTCTAAAATCGAAAAATACAAAGCTGATATTAAAGCTGCTTTAGGAACAGATAAAAAATACGCAGCAATTATTGCTGAGGTTGAAAAGAAATTTGATGTTTCTGATGTAAAAAATAAAGAAGGAATTAAAGAAAAGTATTTAGCTTATCACTTTAAAGGATTCCCTGCAATTGCAACAGCTGCAAAATTATCAACTTGGCAAAATGATGTTAAAAAGACTGAAGCTGACGTTTATAACAGTGCATTAGGAAAAGCTGCGGTTGCTGCTGCTTCTTACAGTAACTATCAAGCGATTGTTGTTTTAGATAAAAACGCATATTTCCAAGGAGAAAAAGTTACAGGTAAAGTTGTTTTAGGTCGTTATGATGAAAACACAAAACCTACTTCATTCCAAGGTCCAGGGCAAATCGTTAACGGACAAGCTGTTATTTCATTAACTGCTGGTGGAGTTGGAGAGCAAAATATCAATGGACAATTTACATTCTTAGAGGATGGTAAAAATATTCCTTTGAAATTTGCAGGAAAATATGTTGTAGTTCCAAGACCAAATTCTGCTACAATTTCTGCTGATAAAATGAATGTAGTTTATAGAGGTGTTGTTAACCCAATCTCTGTATCATTCGCTGGTGTTGCTGATAATAAAGTGGTAGCTAGTGCTCCAGGATTATCTTCAGCTGGAAAACCAGGAAAATATAACATGAGCCCAGGACAAGGTACTGAAGCTACAATTTCTGTAACTGGTACATTGCCAAACGGTGAAAAAGTATCAGACAAGAAAACATTCAGAATTAAAGGTATTCCTGGTCCAACAGGAACAATCAGAGGTGAAATGGGAGTTGTTAAAGGTCCTAAATCTAACTTAGAGATTGCTACTATTGGAGCTAAATTACTTGATTTTGATTTTGAAGTTGGTTTAGATGTTGTTGGATTCAACATGAAGATTGCTGGACAGCCTACAGTTGTTGTTACAGGAAACAAAATGAATGCACAATGTAAACAAGTACTTTCAAGAGCAGGTAAAGGAGACCAAGTTACTATTTCTGAAATTAAAACTAAACTTGTTGGAGCTGGTAGTTATTTATTACCAAGAACTGCTCCGGTAATTTACGAAATACAATAA
- the gldL gene encoding gliding motility protein GldL → MALLSKKAMNFAYGMGAAVVIIGALFKITHFELGPLTGTVMLSIGLVTEALIFALSAFEPVEDELDWTLVYPELANGQARKKEAKAENPTEAQGLLSQKLDSLLKEAKIDGELMSSLGNSIKNFESAAKGIAPTVDSIAGQKKYSEELSVAAAQMESLNSLYKVQLESASRNAEANKEIAENASKLKEQMASMTANIASLNSVYGGMLSAMSNKG, encoded by the coding sequence ATGGCATTATTAAGTAAAAAAGCAATGAATTTCGCTTATGGTATGGGAGCGGCAGTGGTAATTATTGGAGCATTATTCAAAATTACTCACTTTGAACTTGGACCTTTAACAGGAACAGTTATGCTTTCAATTGGATTGGTTACTGAGGCATTAATTTTTGCTCTTTCTGCTTTCGAACCAGTTGAAGACGAATTAGATTGGACTTTAGTTTATCCAGAATTAGCTAACGGACAAGCTAGAAAAAAAGAAGCTAAAGCTGAAAACCCAACAGAAGCTCAAGGATTATTATCTCAAAAATTAGATTCATTATTAAAAGAAGCTAAAATTGACGGTGAATTAATGTCAAGTTTAGGAAATAGCATTAAAAACTTCGAATCTGCTGCTAAAGGAATTGCTCCTACTGTAGATTCAATTGCAGGACAAAAGAAATATTCTGAAGAATTATCTGTTGCTGCTGCTCAAATGGAATCATTAAACAGTTTATATAAAGTACAGTTAGAAAGCGCTTCTAGAAACGCTGAAGCTAACAAAGAAATCGCTGAAAACGCTTCTAAATTAAAAGAACAAATGGCGTCTATGACTGCAAACATTGCTTCTTTAAACAGTGTTTACGGTGGTATGCTTTCTGCAATGAGTAACAAAGGATAA
- the gldK gene encoding gliding motility lipoprotein GldK: MKKFIAFAAMLTLVIGCGKSGDKGELVGVTGGKWHPEKPYGMTLVPGGSFIMGKSDADLANVEDAPTKTVTVRSFYMDETEITNSEYRQFVEWVKDSTMRVRLAILADETGQKSTGDKGKKGGSIADYAFNDSDPEKMTAYDKYMYDNYYSVGTKDDPYAGRKLNKKVKLIKDTKAYPDEYYAEVMDSMYLPIEESYNGLRTIDVNKLKFRYSWMDIQAAAKAKVGKRSDFVKTEQVNVYPDTAVWIKDFAYSYNEPMHNDYFWHKAYGEYPVVGVTWKQAKAFCAWRTLNKNSYIKSKKKGRDLVNAFRLPTEAEWEYAARGGLESATYPWGGPYTKSDRGCFLANFKPSRGDYAADEALYTVEAKSYEVNGYGLYNMAGNVSEWTDSAYNPNAYEYVSTMNPNVIDGKNQRKVVRGGSWKDVAYFLQVSTRDHEYADSARSYIGFRTVQDYMGTQVTGNGNGSKRK; the protein is encoded by the coding sequence ATGAAGAAGTTTATTGCATTTGCAGCAATGTTAACACTGGTAATTGGCTGTGGTAAGTCAGGTGACAAAGGTGAATTAGTTGGTGTTACAGGAGGGAAATGGCATCCTGAAAAACCTTATGGAATGACTTTGGTTCCGGGTGGATCTTTTATTATGGGTAAATCAGACGCGGATTTAGCTAATGTGGAAGATGCTCCAACTAAAACTGTAACTGTTCGTTCATTTTATATGGATGAAACTGAGATTACAAATAGTGAGTATCGTCAATTTGTAGAGTGGGTAAAAGATTCTACAATGAGAGTTCGTTTAGCAATCTTAGCAGATGAAACTGGACAAAAAAGTACTGGAGATAAAGGTAAAAAAGGCGGAAGTATTGCTGATTACGCTTTTAATGACTCTGATCCAGAAAAAATGACAGCTTATGATAAATATATGTATGATAACTATTATAGTGTTGGTACAAAAGATGATCCGTATGCTGGAAGAAAATTAAACAAAAAAGTAAAGTTAATTAAAGATACTAAAGCATATCCAGATGAATATTATGCTGAAGTAATGGATTCTATGTACTTGCCAATTGAAGAATCATACAATGGATTAAGAACAATTGACGTTAATAAATTGAAATTCCGTTATTCTTGGATGGATATTCAAGCTGCTGCAAAAGCTAAAGTTGGAAAAAGAAGTGACTTCGTAAAAACAGAACAGGTGAATGTATATCCTGATACTGCAGTTTGGATTAAAGATTTCGCTTATTCATATAATGAACCAATGCATAATGACTATTTCTGGCACAAAGCTTATGGGGAATATCCTGTAGTTGGTGTGACTTGGAAGCAAGCAAAAGCTTTTTGTGCTTGGAGAACTTTAAACAAAAATAGCTACATAAAATCTAAGAAAAAAGGTCGTGATCTTGTAAATGCTTTCAGATTACCAACTGAAGCAGAATGGGAATATGCGGCTAGAGGTGGTCTTGAATCTGCAACTTACCCTTGGGGAGGTCCTTATACTAAAAGTGATAGAGGTTGTTTCTTAGCAAACTTTAAACCAAGTAGAGGAGATTATGCTGCTGATGAAGCTTTGTATACTGTTGAAGCAAAATCATACGAAGTAAACGGTTATGGATTATACAACATGGCAGGAAACGTTTCAGAATGGACAGATTCAGCTTACAATCCAAACGCTTACGAATATGTTTCTACAATGAATCCAAACGTAATTGATGGTAAAAACCAAAGAAAAGTGGTTCGCGGAGGTTCTTGGAAAGATGTTGCTTATTTCTTACAAGTAAGTACTCGTGACCACGAGTATGCTGATTCAGCTAGAAGTTATATCGGTTTCAGAACTGTACAAGATTACATGGGAACTCAAGTAACTGGTAACGGAAACGGAAGCAAAAGAAAGTAA
- a CDS encoding formimidoylglutamase — MEFDFLEPVNDAIVKFVGGLSSQELGSKIVFHTQEQFPDIEQINIAIIGVLEDRTNINMVNEVNLTAVRKKLYSMFPGNWDASIADLGDIIAGDSVEDTYFALKKVTASLIKNKVIPIVLGGSQDLTYALYRAYDDLEQMVNLVAVDNKFDFGKENESVSANSYLTKIIIDEPNNLFNYCNIGYQTYYNSQEEIDLIEKLFFDAYRLGEISNKITLAEPVFRDADLVSIDLNSVKSSASGNTVTFEPNGFNGKEICALARYAGISDKVTSFGIFNHNSTMAESVIISQIVWYFIEGFHYRSKEYPFGSRANYLKYIVPLEDEELIFYKSDKTDRWWIEIPFESNGSNKLKRNTLLPCSYDEYLAACNQELPERWWKAQRKNAL; from the coding sequence ATGGAATTTGATTTTCTAGAACCAGTTAATGATGCGATTGTAAAATTCGTCGGAGGACTGTCTTCGCAAGAGCTTGGAAGTAAAATTGTTTTTCATACACAAGAACAATTTCCAGATATAGAGCAAATTAATATTGCTATAATTGGTGTTTTAGAAGATCGTACAAACATCAATATGGTTAATGAAGTTAATCTTACTGCTGTTCGTAAAAAATTATATAGTATGTTTCCAGGCAATTGGGACGCTTCAATTGCCGACTTAGGAGATATAATTGCTGGTGACTCTGTTGAGGATACTTACTTCGCATTAAAAAAAGTTACAGCCTCTTTAATCAAGAATAAAGTGATTCCTATAGTCCTGGGAGGTTCTCAGGATTTAACCTATGCTTTGTATCGTGCTTACGATGACTTAGAGCAAATGGTTAATTTAGTTGCCGTTGATAATAAATTTGATTTCGGAAAGGAAAATGAATCAGTTTCAGCTAATTCTTACCTAACTAAAATAATTATTGATGAACCAAATAATCTTTTTAATTACTGTAATATAGGATATCAGACCTATTATAATTCGCAAGAAGAAATCGACTTGATTGAAAAGTTGTTTTTTGATGCTTATCGATTGGGTGAAATTTCCAATAAAATCACTTTGGCAGAGCCTGTTTTTAGAGATGCAGATTTGGTGAGTATAGATTTAAATTCTGTAAAATCGTCAGCTTCAGGAAATACAGTAACATTTGAGCCAAATGGATTTAATGGTAAAGAAATTTGTGCTTTAGCAAGATACGCTGGTATTAGTGATAAAGTTACTTCTTTTGGTATTTTTAACCATAATAGTACAATGGCAGAATCTGTAATTATTTCGCAGATTGTGTGGTATTTTATCGAAGGATTTCATTACCGCTCAAAAGAATATCCTTTTGGAAGTCGTGCCAATTATTTGAAGTACATAGTGCCGCTTGAAGACGAAGAACTTATATTTTATAAAAGCGACAAAACGGATCGTTGGTGGATAGAAATTCCATTTGAATCAAATGGCAGCAATAAATTAAAAAGAAATACGTTATTACCCTGTTCTTATGATGAATACTTGGCCGCTTGCAATCAAGAATTGCCAGAAAGATGGTGGAAAGCGCAGCGTAAAAATGCTTTGTAA